A window of the Lolium perenne isolate Kyuss_39 chromosome 7, Kyuss_2.0, whole genome shotgun sequence genome harbors these coding sequences:
- the LOC127301747 gene encoding UPF0481 protein At3g47200: MGEATLGLRVVQVQYPRESESPGSCSSWVVEMEKTIGDMNIDPAVEMVRWKRHSIYRVPERIRNLHNSKSYQPELVSLGPFHHGDQELLPMEEHKRRAVVHLVKRSGKPLRDFVAAVAEVTQQLQDAYKDLGDEWRGPENSDRFVELMVTDGCFLVEAMRMDALRGKVHEDYAPNDPVFSKYGYLYLWNYIQSDMVVVENQLPLLLLQRLLVVLDHDRYQNASGVSRLVLDSLCPWRRHLVGINHLGLHPLDILYTSLTHGDHQERTGSTAYVMPSAMEIYEAGIHFRVSDTDSLLDVHFERGVLSMPAIRVDDRTEKKFLNLMAFERLHPGAGNDVTAYVIFMDNIISSAKDVALLRSKNIIECGLGSDEEVAKLLNNTLNKGGVMSPSSRLHDVQRQVKAHCRMRWNRWRANFIQRYLRNPWVFISLVAAVVLLVATLLQTVYTVLPFYKP, translated from the exons ATGGGTGAGGCAACCTTGGGCCTGAGGGTCGTCCAGGTCCAGTACCCAAGGGAGTCCGAGTCCCCCGGCAGCTGCAGCAGCTGGGTGGTGGAGATGGAGAAGACCATCGGCGACATGAACATCGACCCTGCGGTGGAGATGGTGCGCTGGAAGCGCCACTCCATCTACCGCGTCCCCGAGCGGatccggaacctgcacaacagcaAGTCCTACCAGCCGGAGCTCGTCTCGCTCGGCCCCTTCCACCACGGCGACCAGGAGCTGCTCCCCATGGAGGAGCACAAGCGCCGCGCTGTCGTGCACCTCGTCAAGCGCTCCGGCAAGCCGCTGCGGGActtcgtcgccgccgtcgccgaggtCACGCAGCAGCTCCAGGACGCATACAAGGACCTCGGCGACGAGTGGCGCGGCCCGGAGAACAGCGACCGCTTCGTGGAGCTCATGGTCACCGACGGCTGCTTCCTGGTGGAGGCCATGAGGATGGATGCGCTGCGGGGGAAGGTGCACGAGGACTACGCGCCCAACGACCCCGTCTTCAGCAAGTACGGATACCTCTACCTCTGGAACTACATCCAGTCCGACATGGTCGTCGTGGAGAACCAGCTGCCGCTCCTCCTTCTCCAGAGGCTCCTAGTTGTTCTGGACCATGACAGATATCAG AACGCTTCAGGAGTGAGCAGGTTGGTGCTGGATTCTCTCTGTCCGTGGCGGCGGCACTTGGTTGGGATCAATCACCTTGGACTCCATCCTCTGGACATCTTGTACACAAGCCTCACCCACGGCGACCACCAAGAACGCACCGGATCGACGGCGTACGTGATGCCCTCGGCGATGGAGATCTACGAGGCAGGGATCCATTTCAGGGTGAGCGATACCGACAGCCTCCTCGACGTCCACTTCGAACGCGGCGTGCTAAGCATGCCGGCGATCAGGGTGGATGACAGGACCGAGAAGAAGTTCCTCAACCTGATGGCGTTCGAGCGGCTTCACCCCGGCGCCGGCAACGACGTGACGGCGTACGTGATTTTCATGGACAACATCATCAGCTCCGCCAAGGACGTGGCGCTGCTGAGATCCAAAAACATCATCGAGTGTGGTCTGGGCAGCGACGAGGAGGTAGCCAAGCTGCTCAACAACACGCTGAACAAGGGAGGAGTGATGAGTCCGTCTAGCAGGCTCCACGACGTGCAGCGGCAGGTCAAGGCCCATTGCAGGATGAGGTGGAACAGATGGCGAGCCAATTTCATACAGAGATACCTCAGGAATCCCTGGGTCTTCATCTCCCTCGTTGCTGCGGTCGTCCTTCTTGTGGCCACCCTCTTGCAGACGGTGTATACTGTTCTGCCTTTTTATAAGCCATGA